TCCGTTCCCGCCCCATCGCCCCGGGGCTCCTCCAGTATCCGGTCGCCGTACCTGCGCAGGAGCGCGCGCAGCTGGTCGTAGCTGAGGCCGAGCAGCCCGGCCGCGGCGCGGCGGTTGTGCCGGGCGCGGGCCAGGGCCGCGCGGCACAGCGCCACCTTGAGCCTGTCCACCTGCTCGGGCAGCGGGGTCGCCAGATCGAGAGAAGGGAGGGCGCCCGGGGAGCCTGGAAAAATCGGAGAGGCCGGGACATGCGGGGCGGCCGCTCCGCTCCCCTCCACTCCCCCGGCCGCGGCGCCCGCCTCGCGCGCGGCCATGCGCCTGGCGGCCTCGCGCCAGGGCGAGGCGAAGGGGTCGAGGACGATCTCCTCCACCACGTCGCCCGAGGCGGCGAAGACCGAGCGCTCCACGCAGCTCTTCAGCTCGCGCACGTTGCCCGGCCAGGAATGGGCGGCGAGCCGCGCCTCCGCCGAGGGCGAGAAGCGCGGCTCGTCGCGCCCCGTCTCCAGGGCGAAGCGCCGCGCGAAATGGACGGCCAGGAGCAGGGCGTCGCCGTCGCGGGCGCGCAGCGGCGGCAGGGTCAGCACCAGGAAGGAGAGGCGGTCCAGCAGGTCGCGCTTGAAGCGGCCCTGCTCGGCGAGAAGCGGCAGGTCCGCGTTGCTCGCGCCCACCAGGCGCACGTCCACGCGCACGGCGGCCGTGCCGCCCAGCCGCTCGAAGACGCCGTACTCCACCACGCGCAGCATCTTCTCCTGCGCGGCCAGGGAGAGCGCGCCGATCTCGTCCAGAAAGAGCGTGCCGCCCTCCGCGGCCTCGAAGCGCCCGGCCCGGCGCCCGGCCGCGCCCG
The DNA window shown above is from Desulfovibrio sp. X2 and carries:
- a CDS encoding sigma 54-interacting transcriptional regulator gives rise to the protein MAGNGGQAQYNGQYAARYPAASVEVVGESEAFLAFQEALARAAAVDRPVLLAGERGTGKELAAARLHFLSPRWGGPLQAVNCAALAPTLLEDELFGHEAGAFTGAAGRRAGRFEAAEGGTLFLDEIGALSLAAQEKMLRVVEYGVFERLGGTAAVRVDVRLVGASNADLPLLAEQGRFKRDLLDRLSFLVLTLPPLRARDGDALLLAVHFARRFALETGRDEPRFSPSAEARLAAHSWPGNVRELKSCVERSVFAASGDVVEEIVLDPFASPWREAARRMAAREAGAAAGGVEGSGAAAPHVPASPIFPGSPGALPSLDLATPLPEQVDRLKVALCRAALARARHNRRAAAGLLGLSYDQLRALLRRYGDRILEEPRGDGAGTENREPGKTGSEEGQGGDEP